The DNA sequence AATCTCTGCGAAAACTTTACGAAATTTAGGGCTTTCCTTTAACATTTTAGTACCTACTTCAGCAGCAACGATGAACAATTTTAATGTTTCATCATACTTCTTAGGATCGGATTCTTTCAATTGATTCAAATTATCAATAGTTAATTTTGCTGATAATTCTGTAATGAACTTTTCAAACATAGCATATCCCACCTTTTTCCTGATTTTATTTTATATTCTATTAATAAAGTTAAAGATCATCTTCTATAGATTTGATATTTGAATTATAATTAAACTATTAAATCATATTAATAATGCATATTTATTAATTAGCATTTAGTTAATTTATAAGTATTGTCTCCTTTGTTTAAGAATATTATTAGGCAAAATGCTGATAAATTGAACTTAATGTAAAAATTAACAATTAGTTTAGCAGGAGAATTGATCAGCAAGATAGAAGTATACATACCAGTGGTGGAATTAATATTATTATACAGGGTAGTGTCAAAATATTGTGAATGATTTATTTCCTATCAAAATAGAAGGAGTATTCATAAATTAGTTTCAAATCTTTTAATAGAAATTACTTGAAGGAAATGATAACCAATTCAATTTGACAAAATAAGGCTAATGTGATATTCTAAGTTTAATCACCCCCGCGGGGCGGGGACGGACTAGATTTATTATTTTTTGATTATAAATGTGAAAAAAGCCACTACTCTAAAGGAAAGGGGGAGTGTAATGAAGGATAAAACAGTCCCAGATAGTGTAATTAGAAGGTTACCATTATATTTACGTGTCTTAGAGGAATTAAAGGCTAAAGGAACTGAAATTGTTTCTTCACAACAATTAGAGGATAGAATTGGATTAAAAGCAACACAATTTCGTAAAGATCTAACTTATTTCGGTGAGTTTGGAGTACGTGGAGTTGGTTATGAAGTGGATGATTTATTAAATAGATTAAAAAAGATCTGTGGTTTAAATGAAGAAAAGACTGCTATATTAATTGGAGCTGGTCATATAGGCACAGCACTTGGTAATTTTAATCAAGTCAATAATAATTGTAAAGTACGTATTAAGGCTATATTTGATAAAGATGAAGACAAGGTTGGTTCAACTATTGGTCAAATTGAAATTCAGCATACTGATAAATTACCTCAAATGATAGATGAACTTGATCCACAAATAGGAATAATTGCTGTACCTGCACGAGCAGCACATGAAATCACTGATATTTTAATAGAGAATGATATGAAAGTATTATTAAATTTTGCTCCTGTTCACTTAGATATTCCTGATGATGTATATTTACAGGGAGTAGATTTGACTCTAGAGTTACAGAATCTTTTATACTATTCACAGAATGTAGTAGAATAGAATCATAACCTCTCTTGACTTTAATTACCAAAAGTTATATAATTATTATGCCCCTTCCATTGGGGAGGGTAGGGAGGTGTATTCTTGTTTCAATGTAAAAGCTGTGGAAAATTAATTGAAGAATTGAGACCAAAATTTATTGATGTAATTGTTGAAGGAGAAGATGAATTGCCACCAAATATTAAAGAGTATTTATGTCCAGAGTGTAATGGAGTAAATTACATTTTGAACCTTGAATACTGTTCAAAGTGTGAGCATTCACACTCTTTTTTAAAAGACCCAAAAACCAAAAGGGTTATTGCCACAGGCTGTAGAGGAAAATGTCTTAAGGAGGGATTAAATTAATGGAAAGGCATAAAGATGCTTATGTAGAGAAGAATTATACTGAGGTTTTTGATGCTTCTGGTGAGGAAGTTGGAGAAGAAATATTAGATTATTTTGGCGACATGTTTAGCTTGGAGATGCCACTTGGTAGAATGATGAAGATGATGCCTGGTATGTTCAAGTATGCCATGCGAGGTAAGAAGTATAGAGAAGATCTCATGAACTTCATGCCTGAGATGATGCCAATGATGAAAGAGGCTGTTGCTGATGCAATAAGTTTAGGAGATAATGAAGGAAGGGGTGTTTAATAGTGCTAGAAAATGCAAATGATTGGAGCGATACCTTTTATGAAAAATGGAAGCCTATCGCAATGGGTTTTGTTAATGGAGCTGAGAAGTGTCTTCAATGTGGAAAGTGTACAGGGCAGTGTCCAGCAGCTGCAGTAAATCCAAGTTATAATCCTCGTAAAATGATAGCTGACTTAGTTAATGGTAATATTAAGAGAATAGTGTCAAGTATTGAATTATGGCAGTGTTTCTTTTGTAGTGGTTGTTTTGCTACTTGTCCAGTAGATATTAACTTCCCATTTTTTGTATTCATGACTCGTCTGGCTGCAATGAGCCAAGGTTTTGGTTGGGAAGATGTTAAGCAGTTACAGAAGTATGCAGAACAAGATTACTTAAGTGATGGAATTACTGTTTCTCCATCTGAAAGGAATCCTTATGTTCTTGAAGAACGTGGAGATATAGCAAATATTCGAGAGGAAGCAGGTATGCCTCGTAAGAGACAGGTTACTGAGGAAGCTGTCGCTGAAATCAATATGATTTCTGATTTGAGTGGTATGACTAGCTTCATGAAGAAAATCGGTGGCGTAGAGTTATATGATTGTAGTAAATGCACACCAAGAATTGAAGAGAAATGTAAGACTAAGGAGTTACCAAGAAAAGTAGGAGACATAAAGACACATTATCGTTTCTATAATTATGGTGTACCAACAGGGGGTGCAGAGAATGCATAAACTTGATAAACTAAGCGGTATTAGAGAAGAATTAGTAGACAATATTCCAATTCCTGATGAAATTTTCTATTTTCAAAGTTGTGTAGCTAGTAATAAGTATCCAGGAATCGAATCATGTACATTAGATATCTTAAATAAGTTAGGTGTCAAGCCAGTTGTTTCAGAAGATCAAACATGTTGTGGTGGATTCGTAACTTTTGCTAACGTAGCAGCACCTACTGCTTCTATGCCTGCTGTGGCTAGAAATATTTCTTTAGCTGAGGAGCAAGGCTTAGATATATGTGCAGTATGTAATGGTTGTTGGACATTTTTAAATGAATTTGGTCATTTCATGAATGGAAATGATGAGGTTAGAGAAAGCGTAAATATGATGTTAAATATGATGGGGCGTGAATATAAAGGTGAAAGCGATATCTTTCACATAGGTGCTTTATTATATAAACTTAAAGATAGAATTGCTGAAAACGTTGAACGACCTTTAGAAGGATTAAAGTTTGCTACTCATTATGGTTGCCATTATTTAGGTGGGGGTAAGTATGGAGCAATTGATGATGCTCAATATCCAACCTTTATTCAGGAAATGGTTGAAATAATGGGTGGAGAGAATGTAGAGTATACTGCTAGTGGTGAATGTTGTGGAACAGGATTTACTCAGGTTATTAATGATAAAGAAAAATCACTAGAGCATAGTGAAATGAAGTTAACAAGTATTAGAGATGAAGCAGATCCGGATTTTGTTATTGTTTTATGCCCTTATTGTTTAAGTCAATTGGATCGCATGCAACAACAGTTAGATTATAGAGATAATGTTGAACTTGATATTCCTATTATTCATATTACTCAGTTAGTAGGTATGGCTTTAGGATTATCCAAAGAACGTTTAGCTTTTAAAGCACATATTGGTGGTCAAAATCGATTCAAAGAAGCACTAAATAAGATTGATGTTGATTACGAAGGTTAATAATATAATTTAGTAATATAAAGATTAATATTTTTTTAGTATCCAACTACAATTGTATGGGGGAATGAAAATGAGTAAAAAAGCATTAGTTATAGGTGGTGGTGTTGCAGGTATTAATGCAGCCGCTGAGCTTGCAACAAATGATAAATCTGTAATTTTGGTAGAGAAGACTGGAAAATTAGGTGGAAATGTTAATGATATGGCAGCAACTTTCCCAGAACTTGATAATGCACAACCTCTTTTAGATGACCAAAAGGCTAAGG is a window from the Selenihalanaerobacter shriftii genome containing:
- a CDS encoding redox-sensing transcriptional repressor Rex; the protein is MKDKTVPDSVIRRLPLYLRVLEELKAKGTEIVSSQQLEDRIGLKATQFRKDLTYFGEFGVRGVGYEVDDLLNRLKKICGLNEEKTAILIGAGHIGTALGNFNQVNNNCKVRIKAIFDKDEDKVGSTIGQIEIQHTDKLPQMIDELDPQIGIIAVPARAAHEITDILIENDMKVLLNFAPVHLDIPDDVYLQGVDLTLELQNLLYYSQNVVE
- a CDS encoding 4Fe-4S dicluster domain-containing protein — translated: MLENANDWSDTFYEKWKPIAMGFVNGAEKCLQCGKCTGQCPAAAVNPSYNPRKMIADLVNGNIKRIVSSIELWQCFFCSGCFATCPVDINFPFFVFMTRLAAMSQGFGWEDVKQLQKYAEQDYLSDGITVSPSERNPYVLEERGDIANIREEAGMPRKRQVTEEAVAEINMISDLSGMTSFMKKIGGVELYDCSKCTPRIEEKCKTKELPRKVGDIKTHYRFYNYGVPTGGAENA
- a CDS encoding CoB--CoM heterodisulfide reductase iron-sulfur subunit B family protein, which codes for MHKLDKLSGIREELVDNIPIPDEIFYFQSCVASNKYPGIESCTLDILNKLGVKPVVSEDQTCCGGFVTFANVAAPTASMPAVARNISLAEEQGLDICAVCNGCWTFLNEFGHFMNGNDEVRESVNMMLNMMGREYKGESDIFHIGALLYKLKDRIAENVERPLEGLKFATHYGCHYLGGGKYGAIDDAQYPTFIQEMVEIMGGENVEYTASGECCGTGFTQVINDKEKSLEHSEMKLTSIRDEADPDFVIVLCPYCLSQLDRMQQQLDYRDNVELDIPIIHITQLVGMALGLSKERLAFKAHIGGQNRFKEALNKIDVDYEG